In a genomic window of Erigeron canadensis isolate Cc75 chromosome 5, C_canadensis_v1, whole genome shotgun sequence:
- the LOC122600481 gene encoding cytochrome P450 76C2-like: MVYIKISLKRKMKSYIIDQVYFTITNYWSWWWDVDSETDKISRTILTILVPILVLLWHQYWSVGSHTKNHKIAPLPPGPYGLPVLGYLPFLSSNLHQRFTEMAHKYGPIFSLRLGSKFHVVVNSMDLAKVVAREMDQTFANRSPPVTALTITNGAQDIAWSNNNSHWRNMRKILASQVMSNANLDACQGFRIDAVRKSVRNVYARIGSKVDVNEVAFDTELDVVKSILWGCSSKSNDHGNNDFGDGFREVEFKIIELLGAPNVSDFIPILSMFDLQGRKREMKKQQLHLERILDTVINARIRDNSNIKEGQVEEDGKKDFVQIMLELKDQNPASFNIVKIKALLFDIVTATTDTASTMVEWVMAELLNNPDVKTKVHEEMTKVIGMNNIVEESHLPKLTYLDAVIKETFRLHPPLPLLIQRCPEESCMVGGYTIPKGTIVYINVWAIHRDPKNWTNPLEFKPERFLDGKWDYNGNNLKFLPFGVGRRICPGIPLGEKMLMYILASLLHFFDWSLPKDVEFELSDEFGFVTKKRKPLIAIPSKRLHDEALYL; the protein is encoded by the exons ATGGTCTATATCAAAATATCACTAAAACGAAAAATGAAATCATATATTATCGATCAGGTCTATTTCACAATAACCAACTACTGGTCATGGTGGTGGGATGTCGATAGCGAAACAGATAAAATTTCGCGTACAATTCTCACCATATTGGTTCCAATACTTGTATTACTCTGGCACCAATATTGGTCCGTGGGATCACACACCAAAAACCACAAAATTGCACCCTTGCCACCCGGTCCTTATGGGTTGCCGGTTTTAGGTTACCTTCCATTCTTAAGCTCCAACTTACACCAAAGATTCACCGAGATGGCTCACAAATACGGCCCGATATTTAGTCTTAGGCTTGGAAGTAAGTTTCACGTTGTGGTGAACTCTATGGACCTAGCAAAGGTTGTGGCCCGGGAAATGGACCAGACCTTTGCGAACCGCAGTCCTCCTGTCACCGCGCTAACCATAACTAATGGGGCTCAAGATATTGCATGGTCAAATAACAACTCACATTGGCGTAACATGCGTAAAATTTTGGCTAGCCAAGTTATGAGCAACGCAAACCTTGATGCTTGTCAGGGCTTTCGAATAGATGCGGTGAGAAAATCGGTTAGAAATGTTTATGCTAGAATCGGGTCAAAAGTTGATGTAAATGAAGTCGCTTTTGATACAGAACTTGATGTTGTTAAAAGCATTTTATGGGGTTGTAGTAGTAAATCTAATGATCATGGGAATAATGATTTTGGTGATGGTTTTCGAGAAGTGGAGTTTAAGATTATTGAGTTATTAGGAGCACCAAATGTCTCTGATTTTATCCCAATTTTATCGATGTTTGATTTACAAGGAAGGAAGCGAGAAATGAAGAAGCAACAACTACATCTTGAGCGGATTTTGGATACCGTGATCAATGCAAGAATCCGTGATAATTCTAACATAAAGGAAGGACAAGTTGAGGAAGATGGAAAAAAGGATTTTGTGCAGATCATGTTGGAGCTTAAAGACCAGAATCCAGCATCATTTAACATTGTTAAAATAAAGGCCTTACTATTC GATATAGTGACAGCGACAACAGACACAGCATCGACGATGGTGGAATGGGTTATGGCCGAATTATTAAACAACCCAGATGTAAAGACAAAGGTCCACGAAGAAATGACAAAAGTTATTGGTATGAACAATATTGTTGAAGAATCACATCTGCCCAAATTGACATACTTGGATGCAGTGATCAAGGAGACTTTCAGACTACACCCTCCACTTCCTCTCCTCATCCAGAGATGCCCAGAGGAATCTTGCATGGTCGGTGGGTACACTATTCCAAAGGGTACTATTGTCTATATTAATGTTTGGGCCATCCATCGAGATCCTAAAAATTGGACCAATCCGTTGGAGTTCAAGCCAGAGAGATTTTTAGATGGAAAATGGGATTACAATGGAAATAATCTCAAGTTTTTACCATTTGGAGTGGGAAGAAGAATATGCCCGGGTATACCCTTAGGGGAGAAGATGTTAATGTATATATTAGCGTCGCTTTTGCATTTTTTCGACTGGAGTTTGCCTAAAGACGTTGAGTTTGAGCTCTCAGACGAGTTTGGATTTGTGACGAAGAAACGGAAACCTTTAATAGCTATACCCTCTAAAAGATTACATGATGAAGCCCTTTACTTATGA
- the LOC122599757 gene encoding cytochrome P450 71AU50-like isoform X1: protein MGNLCQISSIFTLLLLSLEMFISWSWWFEGHSQVRDKVVRTILTVFVPTLLLLWYKKSKAQLPPGPYGLPIVGYLPFLRSNVQEKFIEMAHKYGPIFCLQLGSKLHVVVNSMDLVKVVTHDLDQTFANRNPKLSALTISYGGLNVVWSNKAYWRKMRRILVSQVMSNTNLNACQTFRTHEVRKMVNEVYTKTGTKVNINEIAFETELNVVTSMLWGNSKSGEKNDCGDMLDGFREVEFKIVQLLGAPNISDFIPWLSWFDLQGIQREMHKQWVHLDKIFDNIIEARITANAKKMEGAVDEDGRKDFLQIMLELKDQTDTLSSLNIDQIKALLMDMVVAATDTVSTMVEWVMAEILNHPRIMREVQDELTEVVGMNNIVEESHMVKLTYLDAVIKETLRLHPATPFLIPRCTDETSVVGGYTIPKGSIVYINVWGIHHDPKNWTNPLEFKPERFIKSGKWDYKGNNMEFLPFGSGRRICPGVPLAEKMLMYILASLLHSFEWSLPKDEEFELSHKFANVTRKSKPLIAIPFQRLPETSLYF from the exons ATGGGCAATTTGTGTCAAATTTCTTCTATCTTTACACTTTTGCTACTCAG TCTTGAAATGTTCATTAGCTGGTCATGGTGGTTCGAAGGACACAGCCAAGTACGAGACAAGGTTGTTCGCACAATTCTCACCGTTTTTGTTCCAACGCTGCTACTTTTATGGTACAAAAAGAGCAAGGCTCAATTGCCGCCCGGTCCCTATGGCTTACCCATCGTAGGTTACCTCCCATTTCTTCGTTCCAACGTGCAAGAAAAATTCATCGAGATGGCTCACAAATATGGTCCCATCTTCTGCTTGCAGCTCGGAAGCAAGCTTCACGTTGTAGTGAACTCCATGGACCTAGTAAAGGTCGTGACTCATGACTTGGACCAAACCTTTGCTAACCGCAACCCAAAACTCTCTGCATTAACCATTAGTTACGGCGGGCTTAATGTTGTGTGGTCCAACAAGGCATACTGGCGTAAAATGCGTAGGATTTTAGTCAGCCAAGTAATGAGTAACACAAATCTCAACGCGTGTCAAACATTTAGAACACATGAGGTGAGAAAGATGGTGAATGAAGTTTATACTAAGACAGGGACAAAAGTTAATATAAACGAAATTGCTTTTGAGACCGAACTTAATGTTGTAACGAGTATGTTATGGGGTAATAGCAAATCTGGTGAAAAGAATGATTGTGGTGATATGTTAGATGGTTTTCGAGAAGTTGAGTTCAAGATTGTTCAGCTCTTAGGAGCACCAAACATCTCTGATTTCATCCCTTGGTTATCGTGGTTCGATCTACAAGGCATTCAGAGGGAAATGCACAAGCAATGGGTTCATCTTGATAAGATTTTTGACAACATCATTGAAGCAAGAATCACTGCTAATGCTAAGAAAATGGAGGGAGctgttgatgaagatggaagGAAGGATTTTCTACAGATCATGTTAGAGCTGAAAGACCAGACAGATACTCTATCATCACTTAACATTGATCAAATAAAGGCCCTACTAATG GACATGGTTGTTGCTGCTACAGACACCGTATCAACGATGGTGGAATGGGTGATGGCAGAGATTTTAAATCATCCAAGAATAATGAGAGAGGTTCAGGATGAGCTAACAGAGGTTGTTGGCATGAACAATATTGTTGAAGAATCTCATATGGTAAAATTGACATATTTGGATGCAGTCATCAAGGAGACATTGAGACTACACCCGGCCACTCCTTTCTTGATCCCAAGGTGCACAGATGAGACTTCCGTGGTCGGTGGGTACACTATCCCAAAGGGTAGTATCGTCTATATTAACGTTTGGGGTATCCACCATGATCCCAAAAACTGGACTAATCCGTTGGAGTTCAAACCAGAGAGGTTTATAAAAAGCGGTAAATGGGATTACAAAGGAAATAATATGGAGTTTTTGCCATTCGGATCAGGAAGAAGAATATGCCCAGGAGTCCCCTTAGCAGAGAAGATGTTGATGTATATCTTAGCGTCGCTCTTACATTCTTTCGAGTGGAGCTTACCAAAAGATGAAGAGTTTGAGCTTTCACACAAGTTTGCAAATGTGACAAGGAAAAGCAAACCGCTAATCGCGATACCCTTTCAAAGGTTACCTGAAACAAGCCTATACTTCTAA
- the LOC122599757 gene encoding cytochrome P450 71AU50-like isoform X3, protein MGNLCQISSIFTLLLLSLEMFISWSWWFEGHSQVRDKVVRTILTVFVPTLLLLWYKKSKAQLPPGPYGLPILGSKLHVVVNSMDLVKVVTHDLDQTFANRNPKLSALTISYGGLNVVWSNKAYWRKMRRILVSQVMSNTNLNACQTFRTHEVRKMVNEVYTKTGTKVNINEIAFETELNVVTSMLWGNSKSGEKNDCGDMLDGFREVEFKIVQLLGAPNISDFIPWLSWFDLQGIQREMHKQWVHLDKIFDNIIEARITANAKKMEGAVDEDGRKDFLQIMLELKDQTDTLSSLNIDQIKALLMDMVVAATDTVSTMVEWVMAEILNHPRIMREVQDELTEVVGMNNIVEESHMVKLTYLDAVIKETLRLHPATPFLIPRCTDETSVVGGYTIPKGSIVYINVWGIHHDPKNWTNPLEFKPERFIKSGKWDYKGNNMEFLPFGSGRRICPGVPLAEKMLMYILASLLHSFEWSLPKDEEFELSHKFANVTRKSKPLIAIPFQRLPETSLYF, encoded by the exons ATGGGCAATTTGTGTCAAATTTCTTCTATCTTTACACTTTTGCTACTCAG TCTTGAAATGTTCATTAGCTGGTCATGGTGGTTCGAAGGACACAGCCAAGTACGAGACAAGGTTGTTCGCACAATTCTCACCGTTTTTGTTCCAACGCTGCTACTTTTATGGTACAAAAAGAGCAAGGCTCAATTGCCGCCCGGTCCCTATGGCTTACCCATC CTCGGAAGCAAGCTTCACGTTGTAGTGAACTCCATGGACCTAGTAAAGGTCGTGACTCATGACTTGGACCAAACCTTTGCTAACCGCAACCCAAAACTCTCTGCATTAACCATTAGTTACGGCGGGCTTAATGTTGTGTGGTCCAACAAGGCATACTGGCGTAAAATGCGTAGGATTTTAGTCAGCCAAGTAATGAGTAACACAAATCTCAACGCGTGTCAAACATTTAGAACACATGAGGTGAGAAAGATGGTGAATGAAGTTTATACTAAGACAGGGACAAAAGTTAATATAAACGAAATTGCTTTTGAGACCGAACTTAATGTTGTAACGAGTATGTTATGGGGTAATAGCAAATCTGGTGAAAAGAATGATTGTGGTGATATGTTAGATGGTTTTCGAGAAGTTGAGTTCAAGATTGTTCAGCTCTTAGGAGCACCAAACATCTCTGATTTCATCCCTTGGTTATCGTGGTTCGATCTACAAGGCATTCAGAGGGAAATGCACAAGCAATGGGTTCATCTTGATAAGATTTTTGACAACATCATTGAAGCAAGAATCACTGCTAATGCTAAGAAAATGGAGGGAGctgttgatgaagatggaagGAAGGATTTTCTACAGATCATGTTAGAGCTGAAAGACCAGACAGATACTCTATCATCACTTAACATTGATCAAATAAAGGCCCTACTAATG GACATGGTTGTTGCTGCTACAGACACCGTATCAACGATGGTGGAATGGGTGATGGCAGAGATTTTAAATCATCCAAGAATAATGAGAGAGGTTCAGGATGAGCTAACAGAGGTTGTTGGCATGAACAATATTGTTGAAGAATCTCATATGGTAAAATTGACATATTTGGATGCAGTCATCAAGGAGACATTGAGACTACACCCGGCCACTCCTTTCTTGATCCCAAGGTGCACAGATGAGACTTCCGTGGTCGGTGGGTACACTATCCCAAAGGGTAGTATCGTCTATATTAACGTTTGGGGTATCCACCATGATCCCAAAAACTGGACTAATCCGTTGGAGTTCAAACCAGAGAGGTTTATAAAAAGCGGTAAATGGGATTACAAAGGAAATAATATGGAGTTTTTGCCATTCGGATCAGGAAGAAGAATATGCCCAGGAGTCCCCTTAGCAGAGAAGATGTTGATGTATATCTTAGCGTCGCTCTTACATTCTTTCGAGTGGAGCTTACCAAAAGATGAAGAGTTTGAGCTTTCACACAAGTTTGCAAATGTGACAAGGAAAAGCAAACCGCTAATCGCGATACCCTTTCAAAGGTTACCTGAAACAAGCCTATACTTCTAA
- the LOC122599757 gene encoding cytochrome P450 71AU50-like isoform X2, with product MGNLCQISSIFTLLLLSWSWWFEGHSQVRDKVVRTILTVFVPTLLLLWYKKSKAQLPPGPYGLPIVGYLPFLRSNVQEKFIEMAHKYGPIFCLQLGSKLHVVVNSMDLVKVVTHDLDQTFANRNPKLSALTISYGGLNVVWSNKAYWRKMRRILVSQVMSNTNLNACQTFRTHEVRKMVNEVYTKTGTKVNINEIAFETELNVVTSMLWGNSKSGEKNDCGDMLDGFREVEFKIVQLLGAPNISDFIPWLSWFDLQGIQREMHKQWVHLDKIFDNIIEARITANAKKMEGAVDEDGRKDFLQIMLELKDQTDTLSSLNIDQIKALLMDMVVAATDTVSTMVEWVMAEILNHPRIMREVQDELTEVVGMNNIVEESHMVKLTYLDAVIKETLRLHPATPFLIPRCTDETSVVGGYTIPKGSIVYINVWGIHHDPKNWTNPLEFKPERFIKSGKWDYKGNNMEFLPFGSGRRICPGVPLAEKMLMYILASLLHSFEWSLPKDEEFELSHKFANVTRKSKPLIAIPFQRLPETSLYF from the exons ATGGGCAATTTGTGTCAAATTTCTTCTATCTTTACACTTTTGCTACTCAG CTGGTCATGGTGGTTCGAAGGACACAGCCAAGTACGAGACAAGGTTGTTCGCACAATTCTCACCGTTTTTGTTCCAACGCTGCTACTTTTATGGTACAAAAAGAGCAAGGCTCAATTGCCGCCCGGTCCCTATGGCTTACCCATCGTAGGTTACCTCCCATTTCTTCGTTCCAACGTGCAAGAAAAATTCATCGAGATGGCTCACAAATATGGTCCCATCTTCTGCTTGCAGCTCGGAAGCAAGCTTCACGTTGTAGTGAACTCCATGGACCTAGTAAAGGTCGTGACTCATGACTTGGACCAAACCTTTGCTAACCGCAACCCAAAACTCTCTGCATTAACCATTAGTTACGGCGGGCTTAATGTTGTGTGGTCCAACAAGGCATACTGGCGTAAAATGCGTAGGATTTTAGTCAGCCAAGTAATGAGTAACACAAATCTCAACGCGTGTCAAACATTTAGAACACATGAGGTGAGAAAGATGGTGAATGAAGTTTATACTAAGACAGGGACAAAAGTTAATATAAACGAAATTGCTTTTGAGACCGAACTTAATGTTGTAACGAGTATGTTATGGGGTAATAGCAAATCTGGTGAAAAGAATGATTGTGGTGATATGTTAGATGGTTTTCGAGAAGTTGAGTTCAAGATTGTTCAGCTCTTAGGAGCACCAAACATCTCTGATTTCATCCCTTGGTTATCGTGGTTCGATCTACAAGGCATTCAGAGGGAAATGCACAAGCAATGGGTTCATCTTGATAAGATTTTTGACAACATCATTGAAGCAAGAATCACTGCTAATGCTAAGAAAATGGAGGGAGctgttgatgaagatggaagGAAGGATTTTCTACAGATCATGTTAGAGCTGAAAGACCAGACAGATACTCTATCATCACTTAACATTGATCAAATAAAGGCCCTACTAATG GACATGGTTGTTGCTGCTACAGACACCGTATCAACGATGGTGGAATGGGTGATGGCAGAGATTTTAAATCATCCAAGAATAATGAGAGAGGTTCAGGATGAGCTAACAGAGGTTGTTGGCATGAACAATATTGTTGAAGAATCTCATATGGTAAAATTGACATATTTGGATGCAGTCATCAAGGAGACATTGAGACTACACCCGGCCACTCCTTTCTTGATCCCAAGGTGCACAGATGAGACTTCCGTGGTCGGTGGGTACACTATCCCAAAGGGTAGTATCGTCTATATTAACGTTTGGGGTATCCACCATGATCCCAAAAACTGGACTAATCCGTTGGAGTTCAAACCAGAGAGGTTTATAAAAAGCGGTAAATGGGATTACAAAGGAAATAATATGGAGTTTTTGCCATTCGGATCAGGAAGAAGAATATGCCCAGGAGTCCCCTTAGCAGAGAAGATGTTGATGTATATCTTAGCGTCGCTCTTACATTCTTTCGAGTGGAGCTTACCAAAAGATGAAGAGTTTGAGCTTTCACACAAGTTTGCAAATGTGACAAGGAAAAGCAAACCGCTAATCGCGATACCCTTTCAAAGGTTACCTGAAACAAGCCTATACTTCTAA